In the Halorussus salinus genome, CGGTCGGCTACCTCGCGCTCGCGGGTCTCGTCTCGGGCGTCGCGTTCGTCGCGGCCGAGCGCGCCTTCGACGGGTTCGGCGGGAAGTTGGGGACGCTCGCGCTGTTCGGGTGCGCGGCGACGGCCGCGCTGACCGGCGCGGACTTCACCGCCGGGAGCGCGCTCGCGTGGACCGACGCGCTCGTCGTCGTCCCGGTTTCGGTCGCGGGTGCCGTCGGGACCGTCGTCCTGAGCCTCCGCCTCGACCTCGGGGCGGTCGTCGGGTCCGCGGTCGTCGGTCTCGCGGCGGGTCTCGGTCTCCCGGCGATGTCGGGCGCGTCGGGCGAGACGCTGGCCGCGGCGGCGTTCTGCGCCTCGTTCGTCGGCATGAGTTCGACCGACCGACTCGACGGCGAGGAGCGCGTCGCGCTCGCCGGGGCGGTCTGCGGACTGGTGTTCGTCGCGGTCGCGGCGGCGTTCTCGGGCGCGGGCGGGAAGTTGGGGACTATCGCGTTCGTCTCCTGCGTCACGACCGCCGGTGGGGAGCGACTGGTCGTCCGAATGCGGTCGTGAGTGCGCTCCGCCGGACCGGGCGACATCGTCGAGAGCTTTCTCAGACAAGGGTTTTATCTCCCGCCCCGTAGTGTGTGGTACCGTATGTCGCCATTCTCACCGACCGAGTATCCGGGGGGACGGGGATGACTTCCGAGTACGAACTCGACTGCGCGACCTGCGGCACGTCGCTGACTCGCCGCGAGGTTCCCGGCGAGTCGCTGGGATTCGGGGGGTCCGACGCGCCGGAACTCGGCGACTCGGAGTCGCTGGAGGTCGCGGAGTGTCCCGACTGCGGCGGCCGCTACTTCCCGGAGACGACCTTGGAACGACTCGAAACCTGAAAAATCGACTCGCTTTTAGATGCCGAACGTCGCGCGGAGCATGTCCCGCGTGCCGGGACCGAGACCGACGGCGACGATGGCCACGAGGAGCAGGATGGCGTAGCGCGGGCTCTCCTCGAAGATGCCCTCGTCGAACACCCAGACGACGAAGATGGCGGCCGCGATTTTGACCAGCAGGAAGGGCCACGCGGTGCCGATGAGGTCCACGACTGGTTCGGGGAACTGCTTGCCGACCTCGATGAGCGCGCGGTTGACGGGGTGTTTCGGCACGAGGTCGGCGGGCAGGCCCAGTTCCTTCGCCCAGTCGATGCCGACGACGTTGGCCACGCCGTCAACCGAGTGCGCCCAGAGGACGACGATACCCATCTTGCCCGTCCCCTCGTTGACCTCGGGCGCGTAGCGAGTGAGACCTTCCCACGTCAGCCACGTCACGAGCGTCGCGCTGACGAGGACGACGACCGTAATCTGGGGGAAGAAGTCCACGTAGTCGGTCGTGAACGCGAGGAAGCCGAGGTAGCCGACCGTCACCGAGAGCAGGGCCGTGCCGATGCCCGCGACGGTGTAGCGGTAGCCCTCGGTCGCGCCGGAGTTGCGGAGCCAGATGCTCGCCAGCAGGGCCGCCAGCGTGATTGCGAACATCGTGAAGTAGATGACCGGGCTGATGATGAGGGTGTTCCACGGGAACGTGATGGCGGCCTGCGAGGGGTCGAGTCCGTCGAAGGCGTCCTCGACCACGCGGAGCGCGCCGCCGAACAGCATGTAGGGGAACAGCGCGTAGAACAGTTCGCGGTCCTGTCCGACCCCGAGACGACGGAGCATGAAGACGACGCCCAGTAGCGCCAACAGCATCGTCAGCGCGTAGCCGACCTCCGAGACCAGCGTGTAGCCGGGGTACGCGACCGGTTCGGCCGCGGCCGCGCAGGCGCTCGACTCGTAGAGGAAACTCACCGACCCGTCGGCGTAGGCCGCACACTGGGCGCTCTTGGCGTCCGCGACGACCGGCCCCCAGAAGTAGTGCCAGACGAAACCGTAGTAGACGCGCTCGGGAAAGACGAGAGCGCCGCCGACGAGCGCGGCCAACAGCGCGGCGACCGTCCCACCCCAGAGGCGTTCGGAGTCCATTCCCTCGGTTACGGTACTCATATTTGCCAAGGCGCAAGCCGACCGTTTTACGGTTCCGGTCTCGGTCGTCGCCGCCGCTCGTCACAGAGTCCATTCTAGTCGGTGGTCCGGTCGAAGACGTGTCCGGTCGCGGAGAACGCTAGGGATGAGCGCCGGTCTCAGACTTCGCTACCGTCGATGGGCAACTCCTCGGTCTCGTAGGGCGTACCGAGGATGACCATCGTCTGGGAGCGCGCGAAGCCGTCCATCTGAGCGACGTTCTCGAACATCAACTCGCGAAGTCGGTCGGCGTCCTCGGCGTAGACGCGCATCAACACGTCCCACGAACCGGTCGTGAGGTGGACCTCTTGGATGCCGTCGATGTCTTCGAGGCGACCGAGGGTGTTCTGTTCCTGTCCCTGTTCGACCTGTAGGCCGACGACCGCCGAGATACCGTAGTCGAGTGCCTTGGGGTCTACCTTCGCGTGGTACCCCTCGATGACGCCCGCCTCCTCCATCCGGTTGACTCTGTCGTGGACCGTCGCACTGGACATGTCGATACGACGCGCGATCTCGCTGAAGGGGGTTCGCGCGTTCTCCTGTAACGCTTCTAAGATTTCGCGGTCGGTATCATCGAGTTCCATATCCTACATCAGATTCTTTCAGGCTAAATATCCTTAGAATTCATCTCGTCAGAAACGGGGGATTACGTCCTCGGTGGAACGACACAATACGGTTCAGGCGACGTTTCGAAGGGCGGCCACCAGTTCGTCGTGGGCCTCGCCGTTCGAGGCGACGAGGCTCTCGGAGTCGTGTCGCCACGGGTCGCCGTGCCG is a window encoding:
- a CDS encoding DUF63 family protein translates to MSTVTEGMDSERLWGGTVAALLAALVGGALVFPERVYYGFVWHYFWGPVVADAKSAQCAAYADGSVSFLYESSACAAAAEPVAYPGYTLVSEVGYALTMLLALLGVVFMLRRLGVGQDRELFYALFPYMLFGGALRVVEDAFDGLDPSQAAITFPWNTLIISPVIYFTMFAITLAALLASIWLRNSGATEGYRYTVAGIGTALLSVTVGYLGFLAFTTDYVDFFPQITVVVLVSATLVTWLTWEGLTRYAPEVNEGTGKMGIVVLWAHSVDGVANVVGIDWAKELGLPADLVPKHPVNRALIEVGKQFPEPVVDLIGTAWPFLLVKIAAAIFVVWVFDEGIFEESPRYAILLLVAIVAVGLGPGTRDMLRATFGI
- a CDS encoding Lrp/AsnC family transcriptional regulator, which translates into the protein MELDDTDREILEALQENARTPFSEIARRIDMSSATVHDRVNRMEEAGVIEGYHAKVDPKALDYGISAVVGLQVEQGQEQNTLGRLEDIDGIQEVHLTTGSWDVLMRVYAEDADRLRELMFENVAQMDGFARSQTMVILGTPYETEELPIDGSEV
- a CDS encoding zf-TFIIB domain-containing protein, with amino-acid sequence MTSEYELDCATCGTSLTRREVPGESLGFGGSDAPELGDSESLEVAECPDCGGRYFPETTLERLET